Sequence from the Aquimarina sp. Aq107 genome:
TTCATATGGAGTTTATAAAATAATTGGAATAAAAAAAGGATCATCAATACTGGATGATCCTTTTTTGTGAATATATTTTTATTTACTCTAGAAAGAGTAACTCAATCCAAGATTCCAGAAAGACTGTAATTCGTTATCAGTATTTTCTAAAGTAGGAGTAACAGTTGGAGGAGGAACAGCTAAAGCAGCTTGTCCTAAAGCATAATTAAATGCCTCTTGTTTGTTTCCTCTAAGACCAAAATCAAATCCTACTCCGATCGATTTCCATAAGGTATAAGAAAAAGAATTAGTCCAAGTCCAGTTAGAGTAATCACCATCTTCATAACTTAAGAAAGCAGATAGATTTGTTTTAAAGTTGATAGCTCCAATTTTACGAGTATAATCTGCAACTATTTTTGCACCAAGAGAAGACTCATATTCTGCCGCACCTTTACTAAACACAAAGTTATAGTTTAAAGGGTGTACAACTACAATTAAGTTACTAATAGGAGTCCAAGTGATACCGACACCAAGATCTAAGTAACCAGGATCGTTGAAATTATCTAAAATTGTAGTTCTATATTCTCCTAAAGTAGAAACCGCAAGAGTTTCTGTTAATTTATATCCAAATAAAGAAGAAATATTAAATACATCAGTTGACTCTCTAAAGCTATCATCGTCTGTTGGATCATCTCTATCATCTAGTTTTACCCAAGCAAGGTTTAAGTTCGCACTGTTTCTCCAGAAATATTTGTCTTCTAATAAGTTAGCGTACGCATTTACAGTAACACCGATAGTACCAGCGTCATTATTAGGAATTCCTTGTGAGAACCAGTTATTAAATCCAGAAAGACTTCCTCCAATAGTACCAAAAGCTCCGATTTTCCATCCTGGTAACGCATCTATTTGTGCCTGGATAGCATTAGCTCTTCCTTGTATAGCAGCAATAGAATCTTTTTTGGCTGATAATGTTGTTTTCAATTCTTCTTCTGTTTGCGCAAGACCAATCTGGATTCCTGCTAATAGAAAGATAAATGTGAATACGATTTTTTTCATGATTAATAGTTTTAAGTAGATTGTTATATAACAAAAGTATTCTAAATTTATGAATTAACTTTTGTAAAACAAGTTCAAGATTTATGCAAAATTTTGCGTTGGCAAATATAAGTGAAGTAACGTTTTTCGATTTAATTCAATACAATTGGATATAGAATTTTCGACAAAAAGCAATTTTAAACGACAAAAGGGATTATTTTCGTTTAAAAAGGGGTACAGACGAACAAGCTTCCCCGTACATGATACTCTTAGCAACTGGTTGTAGTTTTTGAATAAGTTCTATATAGGCGCTCTCAGGAACTGGTTTATTAGAACAACCCTTAATGATTAGTAATTTGTCTTGATATTCTGAAACATCAAGTTTATCAATAATATGTGTAAAAAGAATAGTCTCTATATTTTCTAACGAACCAACAACAACTTTTTTTGTAAATGGAATTAACCTAGTTGTTAATAAGAGATAAGCCCAACCAGGGATGATAGCATCAGTAGAACAATGTAAGGCAACATATTTATTTTGATATTGACTCCAATCATAATTAGATACGCTTTCTCTAAAATCTTTTTCTTTAAGAATAAAACCTTCAAAAAGCCAATCTTTTATATCAAACAAGATACGATCACCTTCTGGATAATAGTCCTCCAAATCAATGGTGAATAGTTTAGTGTTATTAGCGACTCTATTGATAATTTCTTCTGCCATGGTCCAAGTTATCTGTTTTTAAAGCATGCCTAGTTCTAATTTTGCCTCTTCACTCATTAAATCCTGCGTCCAAGTAGGTTCGAATGTTAGCTCTAGTTCCACATCATTAACAGCATCCAATGATTTTACTTTTTCTTTTACTTCCTCGGGAAGTGATTCTGCAACCGGGCAGTTAGGAGAGGTCAATGTCATAAGAATCTTAACATCATAGTCTTCATTTACGAAAACATCATATATTAATCCTAATTCGTATATATCAACAGGAATTTCTGGGTCATAAATTGTTTTAAGTACTCTTACAATTTTTTCTCCAAGCTCTGTGGTATCTATATTTGTCTCACTCATAGTATATCTTTAGTCGACTTAGACAGGCTAAACCTGACAGTAAAAGGCGAATTAATTTAGTTGTGTTTGGTATGCGATAGCATACATTTTTAATTGTTTGATCATGCTCACCAATCCGTTTGCTCTAGTTGGTGATAGATGTTCTTTTAAGCCAATTTCATCAATAAATGCAGTATCGGCTTCTATAATGTCTTTAGGGTGCTGACCAGAAAATACTCTAATAAGAATTGCGATAATACCTTTGGTGATAATGGCATCGCTATCTGCAGTAAATTCGATTTTTTCATCATTCATTTCTGCATGAACCCAAACCTTACTCTGACAGCCTTTTATGATGTTTTCATCAATTTTATATTTTTCTTCAATCAATGGAAGCGATTTACCTAAGTCTATCATATACTCATAGCGCTGCATCCAATCATCAAACATACTAAACTCATCAACAATCTCTTCCTGAAGTTTTTGTATTGACATATACTTACAATTTTTTACAAAAATACAACAAGAATAGTTGCTATTCAATACTTTCAGTTAATGATAAGATAGTATTAACTAATAAGTCAATTTTTAAGACAACATCATCTTTGCTTTTTTCACTGCTGCTACCAGGACATCAATTTCTTCTTTGGTATTATAAAAAGAGAAAGAAGCTCGAATGGTTCCTGGTATTTTGTAAAAATCCATAACAGGTTGCGCACAGTGATGACCAGTACGAACAGCTACTCCTAGTTTATCTACAATGGATCCAATATCATATGGATGGATGTCATCTATATTAAAGGAGATAACAGATGTTTTGTTTTTAGAAGTTCCATAAATTTTTAGCCCTTCTATTTCTAGAAGTTTCTGAGTTCCGTAAGCTAATAATTCATTTTCATATTCGGCAATAGCATCAAAACCAATACTATTCATATAATCTAAAGCAACACCAAAAGCGATACCTCCACAAATATTAGGAGTCCCAGCTTCGAATTTATGAGGAAGACCTGCATACGTAGTTTTCTCAAAAGTAACTTGATCAATCATTTCTCCACCACCTTGGTAAGGAGGTAATTTATTAAGCCATTCTTCTTTTCCGTATAACAATCCAACACCTGTAGGCCCACAAAGTTTATGGGCTGAAGCTACGTAGAAATCTACATCAAGATCCTGAACATCAGGCTTGATATGTGGGCAAGATTGCGCACCATCTATTAATACTGCTGCGCCGACTTTATGTGCTTTTTCTATGATTTCTTCTATAGGATTAATAGTTCCTAAAGCGTTAGAAATATGATTGGTAAATACAAGTTTTGTTTTGTTAGAAAGTAATTGATCGTAAACACCCATTAACAATTCTCCTTCTTGATTCATTGGAATCACTTTTAGAACAGCTCCTGTTCTTTCACAAAGCATTTGCCAAGGAACAATATTGGAGTGATGTTCTAGAGCAGAAACAATAATTTCATCACCTTTGGCAAGTAGATTAGTAAATCCAGTAGCCACAATATTAATACTGTGTGTTGTTCCAGATGTTAGAATGATTTCATGAGAATGTGTAGCGTTAAAATGATTTTGCACTTTTTTACGAGCAATCTCATAGGCATCTGTGGCTTCTTGTGATAGTTTATGTACGCCACGATGAATATTTGCATTGTAATTACTGTAATAGTCTACAATGGCATCAATCACTAATTGAGGAGTTTGCGATGTGGCTGCATTATCAAAATATACTAAGGGTTTTCCGTTTACTTGTCTTTTCAGAATAGGAAAATCTTCACGTATCTTATGTACATCTAGCATATCAATTTCTTTCTGCAAAAATAGGAACTATTTCTAAGTGATATTGTTTATTTTTAAAAGGATTTAACACTTTACACAATGAAGCGATTTAAAAAGATTTTAGGATATGGATTTATAGTAATAGTTGGACTATTAGTCGTTGCTATATTTTGGAATTACCCAAAACTTACAATACTTTCTGGATACTCTGCTAAGAATATGGCTTCTTCTGTTTTTATAGGGAATCGTAGTGTGGAGTTTACAGATATCAATGATAATAATTTTGCTCCTGTTAATTTAGCAGAGGATCAGGTGAATATGACTGAAAAATCGGCAGTGGCTTCGGTTTTTGGGCTTAATGAACGAAAGGCTATTTATAGAGAAGGATTAGGAAGTGTAGTGATTGATGATGATTTTGATGAAAACGCTTCATATTTAATTCCTAATAGAAGAAAGATTAAAACAAATTTACCTTTTCCATATGGAGATTTACCTCAAAAAGACACTGTTTTTAGTGCCGTTGATTATCAAAAGATAGCGAATATGGTTTCATCTGTTTTTGATAAAGAAGGAGAAAGTATACAAAAGACTAGAGCTGTTTTGGTAATACATAAAGATCAAATAATAGCAGAGAAGTATGCAGATGGATTGGATGAGAATTCCGTTTTATTAGGATGGTCTATGACTAAAAGTATTTTAGCTACTAATTATGGAATATTACAAAAACAAGGTAAAATAGATATTAATGATAAAGCTCCAATCAAGGAATGGGAAGATGATGAGCGAAAAGAAATTACAATTAGTAACCTGTTACAAATGAACTGTGGATTGGAGTGGGATGAAGATTATGGATCGATTTCTGACGCAACTACCATGTTGTATCTTGATAAGGATATGACTAAGCCTCAGATTTATAAAGAAGCAATTCATAAGCCGAATGAATATTGGTATTATTCATCAGGTGTTTCTAATTTGTTGTCTGGGATTTTAAGAGGACACTTTGATAGCTACCAAGAGTATCTTGATTTTCCGTACCGTGAATTTATTGATAAGATAGGTATGCATTCTATGCTTATAGAAACTGATATGGCGGGTAATTATGTGGGTTCTTCCTATGCGTGGGCAACAGTTAGAGATTGGGCAAAATTTGGTTTATTGTATCTGCATAAAGGGAACTGGAATGGGGAACAAATTTTTAATTCTGAATGGGTTGATTATGTAACTACTCCAACTGCAACATCCGAAGGTGATTATGGAGGTCATTTTTGGTTGAATGCTGGAGGTTTTTATCCAGACGCTCCAAAAGATATGTATTCTGCCAATGGATTTCAGGGACAACGAGTGTTTATAATTCCTTCTAAAGACCTAGTAATTGTTCGTTTTGGATTGGTTGGAGATGCAGGTATGGATTTTAATAGGTTTATAAAGGA
This genomic interval carries:
- a CDS encoding DUF3078 domain-containing protein, with amino-acid sequence MKKIVFTFIFLLAGIQIGLAQTEEELKTTLSAKKDSIAAIQGRANAIQAQIDALPGWKIGAFGTIGGSLSGFNNWFSQGIPNNDAGTIGVTVNAYANLLEDKYFWRNSANLNLAWVKLDDRDDPTDDDSFRESTDVFNISSLFGYKLTETLAVSTLGEYRTTILDNFNDPGYLDLGVGITWTPISNLIVVVHPLNYNFVFSKGAAEYESSLGAKIVADYTRKIGAINFKTNLSAFLSYEDGDYSNWTWTNSFSYTLWKSIGVGFDFGLRGNKQEAFNYALGQAALAVPPPTVTPTLENTDNELQSFWNLGLSYSF
- a CDS encoding DUF2480 family protein, encoding MAEEIINRVANNTKLFTIDLEDYYPEGDRILFDIKDWLFEGFILKEKDFRESVSNYDWSQYQNKYVALHCSTDAIIPGWAYLLLTTRLIPFTKKVVVGSLENIETILFTHIIDKLDVSEYQDKLLIIKGCSNKPVPESAYIELIQKLQPVAKSIMYGEACSSVPLFKRK
- a CDS encoding DUF59 domain-containing protein; the encoded protein is MSETNIDTTELGEKIVRVLKTIYDPEIPVDIYELGLIYDVFVNEDYDVKILMTLTSPNCPVAESLPEEVKEKVKSLDAVNDVELELTFEPTWTQDLMSEEAKLELGML
- a CDS encoding SufE family protein; this encodes MSIQKLQEEIVDEFSMFDDWMQRYEYMIDLGKSLPLIEEKYKIDENIIKGCQSKVWVHAEMNDEKIEFTADSDAIITKGIIAILIRVFSGQHPKDIIEADTAFIDEIGLKEHLSPTRANGLVSMIKQLKMYAIAYQTQLN
- a CDS encoding aminotransferase class V-fold PLP-dependent enzyme, with the protein product MLDVHKIREDFPILKRQVNGKPLVYFDNAATSQTPQLVIDAIVDYYSNYNANIHRGVHKLSQEATDAYEIARKKVQNHFNATHSHEIILTSGTTHSINIVATGFTNLLAKGDEIIVSALEHHSNIVPWQMLCERTGAVLKVIPMNQEGELLMGVYDQLLSNKTKLVFTNHISNALGTINPIEEIIEKAHKVGAAVLIDGAQSCPHIKPDVQDLDVDFYVASAHKLCGPTGVGLLYGKEEWLNKLPPYQGGGEMIDQVTFEKTTYAGLPHKFEAGTPNICGGIAFGVALDYMNSIGFDAIAEYENELLAYGTQKLLEIEGLKIYGTSKNKTSVISFNIDDIHPYDIGSIVDKLGVAVRTGHHCAQPVMDFYKIPGTIRASFSFYNTKEEIDVLVAAVKKAKMMLS
- a CDS encoding serine hydrolase; translated protein: MKRFKKILGYGFIVIVGLLVVAIFWNYPKLTILSGYSAKNMASSVFIGNRSVEFTDINDNNFAPVNLAEDQVNMTEKSAVASVFGLNERKAIYREGLGSVVIDDDFDENASYLIPNRRKIKTNLPFPYGDLPQKDTVFSAVDYQKIANMVSSVFDKEGESIQKTRAVLVIHKDQIIAEKYADGLDENSVLLGWSMTKSILATNYGILQKQGKIDINDKAPIKEWEDDERKEITISNLLQMNCGLEWDEDYGSISDATTMLYLDKDMTKPQIYKEAIHKPNEYWYYSSGVSNLLSGILRGHFDSYQEYLDFPYREFIDKIGMHSMLIETDMAGNYVGSSYAWATVRDWAKFGLLYLHKGNWNGEQIFNSEWVDYVTTPTATSEGDYGGHFWLNAGGFYPDAPKDMYSANGFQGQRVFIIPSKDLVIVRFGLVGDAGMDFNRFIKEITEAVK